The Procambarus clarkii isolate CNS0578487 chromosome 18, FALCON_Pclarkii_2.0, whole genome shotgun sequence genome segment GATGGAGTCGCTAGGCTTGGAGGTGGCGGTGGTGCAGCGCCGGCCGCCCCCAGGACCCACTTCCCAGAGACGTGGCTCTTTGACATCTTCCTTCTCCCGTAATTTCCTTCAATGTTTTGAATTTAATGACACTATTTGCTGATCAAATTAAGTAGAGCCATATGACTGCATTTATCTAAATCTTAAATTTTGACTTTTAAATCTTAGATTACGAATATGTTTATTAGATATTGTGAACTCGGTAtattgtacaaaaaaaaaaataaatgtatGACTAGTTGACGCAAAATTTTTAGTGTTCACTTGTACGTAGTTATAGAAAGTTTTTAATGTACTTCTTTGGTGGTTGTCAGGTCCTCTGGTAAGAGGGTGAAGGTGCTGGAGGTCCCGGACACCATCACACAGTGGGTGGGGAAGGCTGTGTGCGTCACCCCGGGGATGGACGTCGGACTCTCCCTACCAGCCAACCTTACGACAATTATGCCTTTCTTCTTAGACTTGACCATCCCGCCCTCCGTCAAGCGTGGCGAGGTCCTCCCTGTAAAGATCTCCGTTTTCAATTACCTAAACAGAGCATTACCGGTAAGTCTTACCTAATTTAGCCCGAGGTAtgttatttaataattttgtcgATTGTAGTGCAAACTCAAATGACTTTGAATTAATAAGCAATTTGGACAGGGTTTGTACAGAGTAACGAAGTCACGACCGAAGTGCTCTATGGTTGGAAGATCGTCTGACAGAAGGCTGCTACATGGGAGAGTCGCATTTGTATGGTTTATGTATTGGTCAACAGAATTTGCATTAATCAATGAAATTTAAGTTTCATGCCCTAATCCATTGTAACAGTCATTGAGACCCTGTCGAGCAGGAGGTTTAATGTAGACAGACAATTTAGTGCTAGTTGAATAGTAAATATATCTACTGATAATAATGACGGGTTGAAATTGTCGGTAATTATGGCGGTTACCTGTATGCCTACGTGCAGGGAGGGAGCAGACTACTTGCTGTGATGTGGACCTTTAGTCAGTTCTGTGTTGAATGAATCTTTCATGCGAGTAGTAAAGACTGTCAATTTAAATTGCATAGATGATTGTGTATAGGTGGTAAAATTTACCACACTCCCTTCAGCGAGGGCGGTGGCTCTGTGTATCTGTTAAAGCTAGACTGAAGTTAGGAGGCTGGATTTGGCAAGTTGTGGGAAAGAGACGAAAGGCTGAGTAAACCCATGGTGTTGCATACACGCCAAAACCAGCACAATGCTGTAGCTTTCAAATTCCTTTGATAATTCTAACAATGGAGGGGTACCTTTttaacaggctgcctgtccccgacgaGGCCACTGGATATGTTGCCCTTATGGTAAACGTGGATGGTAATAGATGTGGTATTGTCTTGGGTTTTACCCTTGAGGTCGGTATGAACACTTGCATATAAGAAACCTTGACTAAAACTGGGTGAGAAGTACGAGAGAACTTTTATCTAGAGATTATATAGCGAGAGTATATAAACACGCATTGATCAAATTGATCTATTGGTAGACAGCTGTGAAAATACGCAGAGGTGGAGCTCACTTTTCCAGTGTACATACCGAGGATACTATAGTCTTGGACTGTGTACCGATCAACCAGCAGCTAGACTTTAATCGTGAAATATCGTGATGACTAATTACCCTTCCGCGCTTGACTTACCTTAACAAAAGCTAGTCCATCTTTACACACAACGGTTGAATAGATGAATTACGACTTGCAGgtgcgggtaaggatggaggagagTAGAGAATACCAAGTAGTGGGTGGCGGCGTCCAGGAGGGCGTGTGTGTGGCCGCCCAGGACATGGCCGTCGTCACCATCAGGCTCAACATGCTTGCCCTCGGTGACGTCAAAATAAACGTGTCCGCACACGTAGACAACACTATTCCTGGTTCCTGTGGCTCCAGGGATACGCCCATAAAAAGGTTTGTGCTTAAATGTTAGAAGGTAAACAAAGTTAACCGGTCAATTTTAATACCATGCTAATGTTTTAACGTTTTCAGTGATGCAGTAGTGAAGGCCATCAAGGTGGACGCTGAAGGCTTCCCCAGAGAGAAGACTTGGACATCTTACCTGTGTTCTCAAGGCAAGAATTGCCTAACAATTTGTCTTGTAAATTGGCTTGAGTAACTTTAACATTATATATTCGTTCTGGTGAATTGACGTTCGTCCAGTTTAAGAGCTGTTGTAAAGTGGCAGTTGTCAGTCATGTCACTGTTTTTGTTTAAGAATTTATCTAGTGTGCGCAAAATGACTTAGATTGTAGGCATTTTTAAACACGATTAtaaatataaagtgattagttaaAAGAATGACAGAATTGGTGAGAACTTCTTGATAGCGAACCCAGAGGTGCCTGGGTAGTGATTGCTAATATGACGACGGTATTTATCGAAGATGGTTGATGATTGCGTGTTGTGAAGATGTGGTCTCCATCACCCGAGCAACGCCGTGTAGCTCTTCCAATAAAGTGTAAAAATTGACTTCTTGACAGGTAACAGTAGCGGGCGGCGGGAGGTGGCGTGGACGGTGGGTGCAGCagaggcggcggtggtggacgggTCTGCCAGAGCCTGGGTCACCATCGGGGGCCTCCTCGTCCTCTCGCTCCAGGCAAGCCTCTTATTCATGCTCTAATTACTTAACCAATCTCACAAACAAATGCgagatttttttatataattataatgctTGTAACTAAAATTAATACCTGCCATGAAAGCCAGATTTAAAATGCTAAAGATGAGCTATGGAaggaacccccccccctggctctcgAAGGTGTTGCCTTGACAATTTGAGGGGCTCTTTTGCGCCACCGTTGGTATAGTGTGTGGACGAGGTCTTCTCGCTACTGAGTTTTCTTGCACATTTCCTTTTTGTAATTCACTGCCACTGAACAAAAGAACTGTTATCCAGGCCTGTGAAAGTTTGTGACTACATGACCTACCATAGATGAAAAAGATTGTTCTTGAGgtaagaggtggcagtaaaccagtaggccatggaagggttcgaaattaaaaGAGAAGAGGCATATCTTGGATCtggacaagaggggggggggggtggttgttggcCCGGACGGAATTTCCCCATGGGTACCGAAAGTGCGCAGGAGTACTTTGCTTGCCACACTTTTGTGCATTGCTTCGAAAAAGGCTTGGTAATGTTCATAGTTATAGATGAATATTAATGAATAAAAGTGAGAACCGTTCCAGAACCTGGGTAACCTGGTCCGCCAGCCGTCTGGGTGCGGGGAACAGAATATGGTCAACTTTGCTCCCAACATCTTCATTCTCCAGTACCTTAAGGCCACCGGGCAGGACACGCCAGAGGTCACGGACAGACTTGTAAGATTTATGACTACAGGTAAGAGACTAGTGGCTCGGGTGTAAGAGGGAGAATGGTGGCGCTCGTGTCGTGTAGAGACTTGTGCCCAAGCGTTCAAGTTTTTGTTCGTAAAAATGgcttaataataatttttaaacTAATATATGAATTGTTTTAGGTTAGAACTTGCTTGAGTAAAGGCATATTTGGTAGTGACGTATTAAACGTGTGGTTGACGTGTAGGTTACCAGCGGGAGTTGTTGTACCTGCGTGACGACGGCTCCTTCAGCGTCTTCGGCAGAGCTGACGAGTCCGGCTCCACCTGGCTCACGGCTTTTGTGCTAAAGTCCTTCGCTCTGGCTAGACCCTTCATACTGGTCAGTGAGAACCTTACACAATGAACTATTTTTAAACAAAGTTGCCATGACCAAGTATAATGCGTTAATCATTATTAATAATGTCAATATTGAATGTTATCCAGTACAcaatagggggaggggggtgtaattTATCTTACACTGGATGAGAGGTACCCGGCAACGCCCGAGTCTCTCCTCCTTCCATGAAATACTGTATAACAAATTTACAGTTGAGACACTAAAGGTAATTTTAAAGACTGTGGGCATAACCAAACTGTTGTGTAAGATGCTGTACCAAGATGCTACAGACTTTAAATGAACCCTGTAATGGTAGTACAGTGATAATGTTACAGGTGGACGAGAAGGTCTTGAACAAGTCTCGCTCGTGGCTTGGGCGCGCGCAGGGTCCTGACGGCTGCTTCGTCCCTCTCGGCATGGTCATTCATAAGGAAATGAAGGCATGTAAAATTATAGTTCTTATTAATGGtcaaatttaatttaaaactTTACAGTTGGTAATGGTTTGTAAAATGTTTCCATGGTAGGGAGGTATTGGTGGAAAAAACTCTTCTGTTCCTCTGACGGCGTATGTAATGATATCCCTGCTGGAGGCCGGCGAGGACCTCCACAGCCCGACTGTCTTGTCTGCTGCCGGGTGCTTGGCTGGCGACTCCTCTCTCTCGCCCTACACTCTAGCACTCAAGGCCTACGCTCTGACCTTGGCCCGCTTGCCTGCTGCACAGACTGCACTGCAAGAGATCCTCGACCAAGCAGTTGTCACAAAGGATTACATCTACTGGGAGTTGCCAAGCAGTCGAGGTGTGTAGTCGATGGTACTGATGTACAAGAGCCAAAAGTTCCTGTCGTGTTTTAACGTGAAGGCTTTTATCTTTATCTTTTTTTTTCCATCCTAGGGAGGAATCTGGCGGTTGAGGTGGAGACTGCTGGTTACGTAGTCTTGAGTATGATGTCACTCTATGCAGAGTGCTTCTTTCAACACTCTACTAAAATCGTCCAATGGCTAATGGCACAGAGGAATGGACAAGGCGGATTCTTTTCTACTCAAGTAAGGTTCTATTATAGTTTCTGGAAGTCTTATTGTCGAAGGCACTAAAATTACTCGTATTCACTCCTAACTCCATCTCGACGAATTGCTCATGACCAGAGTATCTGCAGGATACAGTGGTCGCTCTACAGGCCCTTGCTAGCTACGAATCTCGCCTGCGTCCTGGCCCCGTCAGTGTGGTAGGCAGAGTGAAGGCCAACCTTCTCTCTTACGACTTCGCAGTAAACGACTCTAACCAGCTGGTGGAGCAGCGGGTGACGCTGCCCATCATCCCTACCAACGTTAGCATCACCGTAGACGGTCATGGATGTACCGTACTTCAGGTACTGAATATTTAAAATGTCAATATTTGAGGTACAATTCCCTTTAACTCTCTAACAAACTTCGACACCTGCCTTAAAGAAGGTTGGGAAGTTCTAATGTcactaccggggggggggggggaaatcgaATTTCAAATGACAATATGGGATATATAGAGCTTTTGTATTAATTTGGCAGATGTAGCTATAGACTAGACTGGCTATTATTTAGTCATTCCCCATCTCCTTTAAACATGTTAAGTGATCTCGAATTAACTTCAGATTCAaactgatattcctagagtaaagTAACTATATTagactggtggaggtggtggtagaggtgtgaGCCACCAGCAGTGGCCGCTCTTCTACTGTAGTGTCCGCCGGGGTGTGCAGCTGGGGACCACCAGCCAGCCTGGCACTTGGTCATGCCAGTTTCCCCGGGTAGTTTGGTGGACAGTGTTCCTGTTCAGTTATTTAACTTTCATATAATACCTTGCATAGTGGTTATTGCTTAAATTGGATGGTGAATGGTTAGGATGCAGAATATTACCCATAATCTATATCTCGCGTATGGTGACGGATACAGTTGGTTCCCTAGTTACCTTGCCTACCAGTTTCCAAAAATTCCAGGTTGGATCTGTGATCTAATTTTATTTACTGGCTTATGGCAGTTTTAGCTCCCACAAAGTTAATGGCCATTGTCTATAGTGTGATGGTTAGTTTAATGCAGATTTGGATTTGCAAGATTGCATGCATCCATAAGCACGTTGTGAAGGAGATACTCTGTGACTCGAGCAGGAGAGAAAGAGCTTTAACCAAATGTGTAAGACCATACTGTAGTAGCTCCACTTTAGAATACCGGCAGGTATTCCTGTGGCCGTGTAATAATTTCCCCGTACGAGTACACTCTTAAACCTTTTATTATACCGTTGTTTTATAGGCAGTGCTGAGGTACAATGTTGCTCACCCTGCACCTAGTGACGTCTTCAACATGACCATCGTAACCGCGGCAGACTACGCTTCTGGCTGCGTTACTCAGAACATCTCGGCCTGCGTGGCGTACGTCGCCTCAGACGCCGCCTCCGGCATGGTGGTCGTAGAGGTGAACCTCGTCTCCGGCTATGTTCCAGTCACGTCGTACTTGTCTCTCCTTAACACCGGTGTCAAGCGGTACGAGGCAGAGGGCAGTAGGGTATCCTTCTACCTTGAGCAGGTGACGGCGAGGGCGAGGTGCGTGACGGTGGTGGCGAGGCGGGAGGTGGCGGTGGGGGGCGTGAAGCCCGCCACTGTGCTTCTCTATGACTACTACAACCCACACTTCTCCCTCAGCCAGGTAAGATCACGCATATTCCCAGCTTTGAGCTGCCGGCAAGAGCAAAAATGTctaaaataaatttatattaaatatctTTAATATAAATAGAGGTTTGGTGATGTTGTTTTGTACTCCATCACAGCCCAAAGTGTGGTCATAATGTCAAATATAGATTTATAACTTGCTATATTTCTGTACAGGATTACCGCCTGATTGCTGCCGAAGACTGCGAGTGAGGCGTTGTGCCCAACATGGTTCACTTGTCATCCAGAACGACGTTAATGTGCAGTGTGAGGCGGAGGTGCTCGCAGCCTCGCCCACGCCACACTTCTCATTATTTACATAATCTGCCTGTAACGTGATTCACTGACTGTAGCAAACGTGAGAAATATTGTATTCAGAGTTTCGAAAATCTGAGAATGGAGTAAAGTTTAGGCAGCTTTTACTAGCCAAATATTCGACGACTGCAGGCTTGTATATAATACTCTAATAATTTGCACCCGTTTGTACCACTGTTCTTcaaataaaaataacaaataatATACTTTTTAAACCTTTGTGCACGGCGGCATATGGCGAGGTATTAGGGTCCTAAAGTGCGATAAATACACTCGGGATTTAAGATTTTTTTTGGGTGGTATACTGGGAAAAAATTGAAATTTTAaaatttcaatatttcaataaaataaaattttagCCTCGTGTCCTATCATTGAAAACAATGATAAATGGTAAACGAACTGACTTCTCTAACACAGGCTGGTGGGGCCGGCGACACAGGCCAGTGATGCTCAAATGAATCACATTTAAGTGATGTATCGATGAGGAAAAATCGGTAGGAGCCATATGGAAGATTCGAACACTCTCGCTTGGTAGTCATAAACAAACGCcctagactactacaccacaacatggGCAAAAGCAATGCAACTCACTGAATCCTCGAAGGTCATGAGGCTTCCATGTGGAGCACAAACGGGTTTCACGCACCGCtctccatgcactctggcttgtggtCCGGTGGTCGTCTAGAGCGTTTGCTTGAGAGTACAAAgtgagcgggttcgaatcctcttcatgaCTCCTACCGATTTCTCTTTGGCCAGTACTGGAAGATCGGGCTCAGTATTTCCAACCATGTCCAGCCCAGAAGCTTCATATTTGACTACGCCAACTGACTTTTTCAGTTCCTCTTCCAGTTAACTGGCGGGGCTCGACCCTAGGCCCTCGGTGCTGGCTACGTCGTGGACCCATCTTCAGTCATCCTAAATCCTTGTCCTCATCGCTTCCAAGTGTTATACAGTTGTAGAGACTCGAGGCTtaatagcactttctcctgataactacATTAAATTTTGTCATGACAACTGCCTCTCTTGTCCTCAATTTtaatgcttgggggggggggttgattctGAGGCTGCCACCACACAACATGCAATTACCTATggataaccttcccggtttggtgccttcttttgataattacttacttacttacctatGGATAAAAGGTGATGAAAACGGTGAAGGAAAGTGGGCAAATGTGCTTGTATGTTCACTTTTACTCAAATCATGATGATCAGGTCAAGAGGCCAGTATATTTCTGGAAACATTCAATAGGTCTTCTGATGTTGATGGTACACACTGAATTGTACTCCCAGGTACAGTAGACCAGGATGTACTAGTTCGGTGTAGCTGTGGGTGTACCTGTCGGGTATGGAGCAGGTGTGAGTACTTTACACTTGGGCAACAGGTGTGGGTGGTAATTGCTAGATACAGCTGAAGTACGGAAGAGTGATACTACAGCCTTGATCGTAATTGAAGGGGGGGATGTTGGTCGTTGGGAGGTGGAGCATGAAGTTCCTTATGGTGATATAtgatgggggggggtgatgtgATATTTGAACatccagagcataggttcgaactcTCACCAAGGCTCCTGTTGAGTTATTTGATTATGGTGATGATCGTTGGTGAGTAGAGTGATGGtcctggggaaggggggagtcGCGTTCATATTATGTGTGAAATTCGAGAAACCTTTCAAGCTGTGGAAGACTCGTCTGTTTTGTGTGAGTACGGACAAATTATTAACAGCAGGAAATGTATTAATTTTTCAGTTCAGTGAATAAAGGCGAATATTAATTAAACTGATTTGGAAAAATATAAAGTTTTTTGAAATATTTAACCGTGTAGCTGGCGAACAAATGTCAACAATCGTCGTGGGGGTGTGAATGTGACCGTGGCACGCTGTTCCCTTTTGAATTATGGCAACTCCGACCTGCCTGTttatcccgtaccccagaccattcacactgccaatttgggtgaggctcGCCCCAGTCGCGTGGTCATCTCTGAACGGATAGATTCGCTTATAGTATGGATATATTTTATCTGTTTAATTGATGTAATCAGTGACCGCAGCACAACATTGTCAATGGCAGCAGAGCTGCTCTGGTGAGGATGTTGTGTTCTATCAGTCTGTATCACCTGGTCGTGGCCACAGGTGTTCATCTGTATATGTGCGTGATATCAACACTACTGACTAGTAGTGGAGTGGAGGCGAGTGGAGCTTCCTTTTCGATCAGAGGCTGCGAGTCACGACACCAACACGACGACGACTGCTGTTAAACTCTGCAACCAAAAATAGCACGACGCTTCTCAAATCCCTGTCAGCGTGGAGGTCCTGGACGCAATCTGACACTAAACTTTCCAGCAGTTCACTCGCTACCTTAGCCTGGGTGATGAGGACCTTGTATACAGTGGAAGTGTGAAGAAGCGAACCTTCATACCAGAACAAGCCCGGGCTGTCACTGTTGCATGCGTGTTGAGTAAGCAACTGTGGTTACTGTATCTCGCCCACAACTGCAACACTGGTCGAAGGACGTGACCGATATATCCTCCGTCATGAACTACATCATTCAGAAGAGactggaaggtaaatcttgcttcATCAACGTTGTGTGTTGCCTGTAACTACTGTCTCtacccccagcaccccccccccctccctctccagcCCGTTGTCGTCGTGAGGGGACTtggtggtgggcggctgccggggcctgatgctccatgggacagtcctctgtccttttgaagccttatgcttctGTTGCCGTCTTCACTAATGATGCTGGCTACTTGTTGTTCTTCCTCGTTTTTCAATtatgctcccctccccccctctcctcctttcTGATTGTTATTTCTCGCCGACTTTTTGCCATTCTTAATTATTCTTTCCGATGTCTTCTGTGTTAACGTCGGGTGTTTGGGGAGGAGCGCGCGCTCACCCACAGAACTGTGGTACAAGACGTTGTCGAGTGAGGGGTGGGCGCTTGTAATGTAAATTCTCGCCTTCGTTGCTGAACCCGGTCACGACGGTCTGACGGTTCTTAGGATGACGATTGTGGGGCCACCCCAGTACAGTGATGAATACCCACCCCAGTACAGTGATCGATGAATGCCCACCCCAGTACAGTGATCGATGAATGCCCACCCCAGTACAGTGATCGATGAATGCCCACCCCAGTACAGTGATCGATGAATGCCCACCCCAGTACAGTGATCGATGAATGCCCACCCCAGTACAGTGATCGATGAATGCCCACCCCAGTACAGTGATCGATGAATGCCCACCCCAGTACAGTGATCGATGAATGCCCACCCCAGTACAGTGATCGATGAATGCCCACTCGGGTACAGTGGAAGTGCATTCCACTTATTGACCACCTGTACAGAGTATGattatttccttacattcctttgactcatttgtgtttccagcttcctcTTGTGCTACTTTCTCTGATTAAAAGTTTATCCTTGTCCAACTTGTCCcgttcagtatcttgtatgtaatCATATTTCCTGTTTCTTAGGTCCTCCAGCGTTGTGAGGTCTGGTTCCCACAACCTGTTCTCATAGCTTAACGCCACttagctctggcactaatctGTTTGCAAACCTCTGTACTTTCCCGAATTTGCTTTTGCGTTTCACGGGGTAAAGATTCCAGGCCGGCGCTGCATATACTATTATTGGTGTAAGAGAAGCTGTGAATGTTGCCTTAAGAGCGTCGTAACTTAGGTTTCTAAACGACGTTCTAATGTTTGTCAGCGtctcatatgctgccgatgtcaCCCTGTCTGTGTGCGCCTCTGGTGTTTGTGATGAAATTGTTTCTCTTCACGTCGGAAATATCTTAAAAGATGTGGCTTTTTATATGTTGTGCTTATGGCCTATCAAAtgcgggagggttattaaggccacaacAATAGCTAATTGACTACATCAAGTATTTGTGTTTTTTGTATATATGCTTCAGTTCCTTTGTGATCACATAAATCTAAAAATGATATTGTATGTTGCAGAGATGCCTGGTGTAGCACCCTGGGAACAGCGGCTGTGTTTCttagtgttgctgctgctggtgatgagGCTACAGGCTGACTGCTGGCGCGCCCTCTGTCGCCTCGACCAACGAGGTCTGTACCTCAGTcctgagagagacacacacacacacacacacacacacacacacaaggacctcgcggctgagtagacagcgctatgGGGTTGTACTCCTAATGGCTCGGGTTCgactcccggtggaggcggagaagaatgggcaaagtttctttcaccctgatggtcatatgtacctgggagttaaacagctgctacgggctgcttcctggggatgtgtgtgtgtgtgtgtgttagagagaaatatatgtagtagacataatagcggaaaaatagattggtaagAAAGGCGAGAAATAAGAGCTAATATCTcggtcctgcagacacaaatagtaaatacacacaaacgCTTACACTCTCACTACTTGACAACAATGTCAGGACCCACCCAGTGAGCACCACACGTCTCCAGCAG includes the following:
- the LOC123754357 gene encoding pregnancy zone protein isoform X2, translated to MLALPHTAVSMAATYWVFPQLLIWLLALVQVCPGGYVVTAPQRWSGGLGQVCVVVTDPVAPFGRLSLTLTAPDPNTSRNITLNNPTTIDIPPGRWSTCVNVSVKADGASNTGELMVEGQISGARVKHAASVTFTSTRYVTFIQTDKYLYQPGDTVRFRILTVFGPFFKVSTQWYPVVWLEAPSGTRVAQWTRVDNTGGLVHLVFTLADEPQQGLYTIFVKTEEAQAQTNFMVEKYVLPRFEVTVTPPRYLLASDASLALTVCARYTFGQPVRGGLRLEVTNGLSRKCRASLVKTAPIQGCREVVVKAEELLLEECGAYSVTGEATVTEAGTEVTAVGTTTLAVSRSPVVFTTRYKDQYMKPNLPFTVQVAAELPDGTPAAGVKVEACAAGVCTNLSAALDGSITLVLPSYKANRIFMKTLMCSARTDSSEYWVDIAHYVSPSNSSLLIHVPGGRLRCLSGSSLTHHLPVMFSATNLTRAFINVQVVSRGRIQYWKTEEYALVPGVLPISVAHLVGPLLPSPPHTVRGLLHLPITLPYTASPRVSVLVWYRREDGEVVADTRQLEVDKCLASGVNLAWSSATAQPRDTTTLAISSAPLSLCSVGVVDRSTELLDKRDDTITVDKIFELVNDYEAYPWVIGQDDCIKQGDINTGARLKRIIPNSIRFPIWPFPRASKYVDALQMFQIAGLHVFSDLKLVARPCEYQDDYIIPFYDGVARLGGGGGAAPAAPRTHFPETWLFDIFLLPSSGKRVKVLEVPDTITQWVGKAVCVTPGMDVGLSLPANLTTIMPFFLDLTIPPSVKRGEVLPVKISVFNYLNRALPVRVRMEESREYQVVGGGVQEGVCVAAQDMAVVTIRLNMLALGDVKINVSAHVDNTIPGSCGSRDTPIKSDAVVKAIKVDAEGFPREKTWTSYLCSQGSGRREVAWTVGAAEAAVVDGSARAWVTIGGLLVLSLQNLGNLVRQPSGCGEQNMVNFAPNIFILQYLKATGQDTPEVTDRLVRFMTTGYQRELLYLRDDGSFSVFGRADESGSTWLTAFVLKSFALARPFILVDEKVLNKSRSWLGRAQGPDGCFVPLGMVIHKEMKACIGGKNSSVPLTAYVMISLLEAGEDLHSPTVLSAAGCLAGDSSLSPYTLALKAYALTLARLPAAQTALQEILDQAVVTKDYIYWELPSSRGRNLAVEVETAGYVVLSMMSLYAECFFQHSTKIVQWLMAQRNGQGGFFSTQDTVVALQALASYESRLRPGPVSVVGRVKANLLSYDFAVNDSNQLVEQRVTLPIIPTNVSITVDGHGCTVLQAVLRYNVAHPAPSDVFNMTIVTAADYASGCVTQNISACVAYVASDAASGMVVVEVNLVSGYVPVTSYLSLLNTGVKRYEAEGSRVSFYLEQVTARARCVTVVARREVAVGGVKPATVLLYDYYNPHFSLSQDYRLIAAEDCE
- the LOC123754357 gene encoding pregnancy zone protein isoform X1; translated protein: MLALPHTAVSMAATYWVFPQLLIWLLALVQVCPGGYVVTAPQRWSGGLGQVCVVVTDPVAPFGRLSLTLTAPDPNTSRNITLNNPTTIDIPPGRWSTCVNVSVKADGASNTGELMVEGQISGARVKHAASVTFTSTRYVTFIQTDKYLYQPGDTVRFRILTVFGPFFKVSTQWYPVVWLEAPSGTRVAQWTRVDNTGGLVHLVFTLADEPQQGLYTIFVKTEEAQAQTNFMVEKYVLPRFEVTVTPPRYLLASDASLALTVCARYTFGQPVRGGLRLEVTNGLSRKCRASLVKTAPIQGCREVVVKAEELLLEECGAYSVTGEATVTEAGTEVTAVGTTTLAVSRSPVVFTTRYKDQYMKPNLPFTVQVAAELPDGTPAAGVKVEACAAGVCTNLSAALDGSITLVLPSYKANRIFMKTLMCSARTDSSEYWVDIAHYVSPSNSSLLIHVPGGRLRCLSGSSLTHHLPVMFSATNLTRAFINVQVVSRGRIQYWKTEEYALVPGVLPISVAHLVGPLLPSPPHTVRGLLHLPITLPYTASPRVSVLVWYRREDGEVVADTRQLEVDKCLASGVNLAWSSATAQPRDTTTLAISSAPLSLCSVGVVDRSTELLDKRDDTITVDKIFELVNDYEAYPWVIGQDDCIKQGDINTGARLKRIIPNSIRFPIWPFPRASKYVDALQMFQIAGLHVFSDLKLVARPCEYQDDYIIPFYDGVARLGGGGGAAPAAPRTHFPETWLFDIFLLPSSGKRVKVLEVPDTITQWVGKAVCVTPGMDVGLSLPANLTTIMPFFLDLTIPPSVKRGEVLPVKISVFNYLNRALPVRVRMEESREYQVVGGGVQEGVCVAAQDMAVVTIRLNMLALGDVKINVSAHVDNTIPGSCGSRDTPIKSDAVVKAIKVDAEGFPREKTWTSYLCSQGNSSGRREVAWTVGAAEAAVVDGSARAWVTIGGLLVLSLQNLGNLVRQPSGCGEQNMVNFAPNIFILQYLKATGQDTPEVTDRLVRFMTTGYQRELLYLRDDGSFSVFGRADESGSTWLTAFVLKSFALARPFILVDEKVLNKSRSWLGRAQGPDGCFVPLGMVIHKEMKACIGGKNSSVPLTAYVMISLLEAGEDLHSPTVLSAAGCLAGDSSLSPYTLALKAYALTLARLPAAQTALQEILDQAVVTKDYIYWELPSSRGRNLAVEVETAGYVVLSMMSLYAECFFQHSTKIVQWLMAQRNGQGGFFSTQDTVVALQALASYESRLRPGPVSVVGRVKANLLSYDFAVNDSNQLVEQRVTLPIIPTNVSITVDGHGCTVLQAVLRYNVAHPAPSDVFNMTIVTAADYASGCVTQNISACVAYVASDAASGMVVVEVNLVSGYVPVTSYLSLLNTGVKRYEAEGSRVSFYLEQVTARARCVTVVARREVAVGGVKPATVLLYDYYNPHFSLSQDYRLIAAEDCE